A genomic window from Halogeometricum borinquense DSM 11551 includes:
- a CDS encoding DNA-3-methyladenine glycosylase family protein, with translation MDPIRNDEQLAPLVEEHGELAIEPADDEFERFVVSIINQQLSTQSAAAIRERLFDRFEVTPEAMLNADETALRDVGLSSQKISYIQNVATAFQTDDLTRAGMADLTDEDVLMRLTEIRGVGDWTAKMYLMFVLGREDVFPVEDLGIRKAMAELYRMDENDRAVMVKRAEAWRPYRSVASRYLWRVVD, from the coding sequence ATGGACCCGATACGAAACGACGAGCAACTGGCTCCACTCGTGGAAGAACACGGCGAACTCGCCATCGAACCCGCCGATGACGAGTTCGAGCGCTTCGTCGTCTCGATTATCAACCAACAGCTCTCGACGCAATCTGCGGCGGCTATCAGAGAACGCCTGTTCGACCGGTTCGAGGTAACGCCGGAAGCGATGCTCAACGCCGACGAAACAGCGCTTCGGGATGTTGGACTCTCCTCACAGAAGATTTCGTACATCCAAAATGTAGCGACGGCGTTTCAAACGGACGACCTGACCCGTGCGGGAATGGCAGATCTAACCGACGAGGACGTTCTGATGCGACTGACAGAGATTCGCGGCGTCGGCGACTGGACCGCAAAGATGTATCTCATGTTCGTCCTCGGACGCGAGGACGTGTTCCCCGTCGAAGACCTCGGTATTCGGAAGGCGATGGCGGAACTGTACCGGATGGACGAGAACGACCGGGCTGTGATGGTCAAACGCGCCGAGGCGTGGCGGCCGTACCGAAGCGTCGCGTCCCGGTACCTCTGGCGTGTCGTGGACTGA
- a CDS encoding 3-hydroxyacyl-CoA dehydrogenase/enoyl-CoA hydratase family protein has product MELDDINTITVLGAGNMGHGIAEVAALAGYQVNLRDINEEFVQNGYDQIEWSLGKLAEKDQLSDEEANAALERVATYVDLAESVSDADVVIEAVPEKMDIKKDVYTELEAAAPDHTIFATNTSSLSISELADVTERPEQFCGMHFFNPPVRMQLVEVISGAETAEETMDVISDLAEAMDKTPVRVHKDSPGFIVNRILVPLMNEAAWAVESGDTTIAEVDSTAKYEIGLPMGSFELADQVGIDVGYHVLQYMHEVLGDAYEPCPLLEEKVEEEKLGKKTGKGFYDYEDGEGAQVPSDQTSEDVSRRLMAVMANEVAGLIQNDVADADAIDRAVMLGGGFPDGPAKMADDAGLETLVETLDELHEKTGAERYEAVDLLRELAESGDRFHGSDGGDDADPYEFENISVEIRDRVGHIELDRPHRMNTISSDLVDDLSGAIDALGADDDVRAILLTGAGDRAFSAGADVQSMAGGAGDPTAGAELSRKGQRTFGKLEECDKPVIAAIDGYCLGGGMELSMCADLRIATKRSEFGQPEHNLGLIPGWGGTVRLQRIVGTGRAKEIIFTADRYEAETMADYGFINELVENDEFEEQAFEYAKQFAQGPPVAQRYTKRAMHNGWEDTDAGLEVEAQSFGLLFTTDDLMEGMTAFMGDREPDFKGE; this is encoded by the coding sequence ATGGAGTTAGACGATATCAACACTATCACGGTTCTCGGTGCAGGGAACATGGGTCACGGCATCGCCGAAGTTGCCGCTCTCGCCGGGTACCAAGTTAATCTGCGAGACATCAACGAGGAGTTTGTCCAGAACGGCTACGACCAGATCGAGTGGTCGCTCGGCAAACTCGCTGAGAAGGATCAGCTTTCCGACGAGGAGGCCAACGCCGCCCTCGAACGCGTGGCGACGTACGTTGATCTCGCCGAGTCAGTTTCTGACGCCGACGTGGTCATCGAGGCCGTCCCCGAGAAGATGGACATCAAAAAGGACGTGTACACCGAGTTGGAGGCGGCCGCCCCCGACCACACCATCTTCGCGACGAACACATCCAGCCTCTCTATCAGCGAACTCGCGGACGTGACGGAGCGACCCGAGCAGTTCTGCGGGATGCACTTTTTCAACCCACCCGTTCGGATGCAACTCGTCGAAGTCATCTCGGGTGCAGAGACCGCCGAGGAGACGATGGATGTCATCTCGGATCTTGCAGAGGCGATGGACAAGACGCCGGTCCGCGTCCACAAGGACAGCCCCGGTTTCATCGTGAACCGTATTCTCGTCCCCCTGATGAACGAAGCGGCGTGGGCCGTCGAATCCGGCGATACCACCATCGCGGAGGTTGACTCGACGGCGAAGTACGAAATCGGCCTGCCGATGGGGAGCTTCGAACTCGCAGATCAGGTGGGTATCGACGTGGGCTACCACGTCCTCCAGTATATGCACGAGGTGCTGGGCGATGCCTACGAACCATGTCCGCTCCTCGAAGAGAAAGTCGAGGAAGAGAAACTCGGCAAGAAGACGGGCAAGGGATTCTACGACTACGAGGATGGCGAGGGTGCGCAGGTTCCGTCCGATCAAACCAGCGAAGACGTTAGCCGTCGTCTGATGGCCGTGATGGCAAACGAAGTCGCCGGTCTCATCCAAAACGACGTGGCCGACGCCGACGCAATCGACCGCGCGGTGATGCTCGGCGGCGGGTTCCCCGACGGTCCCGCAAAGATGGCCGACGACGCGGGGCTGGAGACACTCGTGGAGACGCTCGACGAACTGCACGAAAAGACGGGTGCCGAGCGCTACGAGGCGGTTGACCTCCTCCGCGAACTCGCGGAATCCGGTGACCGCTTCCACGGGAGCGACGGCGGGGACGACGCCGACCCCTACGAGTTCGAGAACATCTCTGTCGAGATTCGTGATCGCGTGGGACACATCGAACTCGACCGTCCGCACCGGATGAACACCATCAGCTCCGACCTCGTGGACGACCTGTCGGGCGCTATCGACGCACTCGGCGCAGACGATGACGTGCGCGCGATTCTCCTCACCGGTGCCGGTGATCGTGCGTTCTCCGCCGGTGCGGACGTGCAGAGTATGGCTGGCGGCGCGGGCGACCCAACCGCCGGAGCGGAACTCTCGCGGAAGGGCCAGCGCACGTTCGGTAAGCTTGAGGAGTGCGACAAGCCCGTCATCGCCGCCATCGACGGTTACTGTCTCGGCGGCGGAATGGAACTCTCGATGTGTGCGGACCTCCGCATCGCAACGAAGCGTTCGGAGTTCGGCCAGCCCGAACACAATCTCGGTCTGATTCCCGGATGGGGCGGTACCGTCCGCCTCCAGCGTATCGTCGGCACCGGCCGCGCGAAGGAGATTATCTTCACCGCCGACCGCTACGAGGCCGAGACGATGGCCGACTACGGCTTCATCAACGAACTCGTAGAGAACGACGAGTTCGAAGAACAAGCCTTCGAGTACGCAAAGCAGTTCGCGCAGGGACCGCCCGTTGCCCAGCGGTACACCAAGCGCGCCATGCACAACGGCTGGGAAGATACTGACGCCGGTCTCGAAGTCGAAGCGCAGTCATTCGGCCTTCTGTTCACGACAGACGACCTGATGGAGGGAATGACGGCGTTCATGGGCGACCGCGAACCCGACTTCAAGGGAGAGTAA